The following proteins are encoded in a genomic region of Triticum dicoccoides isolate Atlit2015 ecotype Zavitan chromosome 1B, WEW_v2.0, whole genome shotgun sequence:
- the LOC119323194 gene encoding F-box protein At5g07610-like isoform X1 — MQMNFLLGMVKGRRSKRRRCPAANLTDDLVVEVLSRLPARSVCRFKCVSTTWRDLMSHPVNRMKLPQTLAGFFTKHDGETVPWSVPCFTNVSGRGVPLVSPSLDFLPVHKRIFLLDSCNGLLLCRCYGTQFSTGEWDLTDYHHFVCNPATKEWVTLPGRWQCSRLGFNPTVSPHFYVFEFFRDYGHLAPLVIGEVYSSETGGWVRKENEVDNDFSFPHRLPAVFFNGCMHYLTNKASIAVVDTGGNARRNIPVPVPGEQWFGFIQLSQGRLHYANFEADHEDEVVRLVVYVLEDYDRKRWTLKHTAEAPYILGWPSGLYEPGWVSYINLAEKFEWVAIHPDCNMIFYTVEWDKTLMSYDMDRRQVQEICTLGEDTRESYLPYVLLFSELQALHPFPS; from the exons ATGCAAATG AACTTCTTGCTCGGGATGGTTAAGGGGAGAAGGTCTAAGAGACGGAGGTGCCCGGCGGCCAACCTCACCGATGACCTCGTCGTTGAGGTCCTCTCTCGCCTCCCTGCCAGATCGGTCTGCCGCTTCAAGTGCGTGTCCACGACATGGCGGGACCTCATGTCGCACCCGGTGAACCGTATGAAGCTTCCCCAGACCCTGGCTGGCTTCTTCACGAAGCACGATGGTGAAACTGTGCCGTGGTCAGTTCCCTGCTTCACCAACGTCTCTGGCAGAGGCGTCCCATTGGTCTCCCCTTCGCTTGACTTCCTGCCAGTCCACAAACGCATTTTTCTCTTGGACAGCTGCAATGGCCTTCTTCTCTGCAGGTGTTACGGAACCCAGTTTAGTACCGGGGAATGGGATTTGACAGATTACCATCACTTTGTGTGTAATCCCGCCACAAAGGAGTGGGTTACACTACCGGGCAGATGGCAGTGTTCACGACTGGGTTTTAATCCAACCGTGTCACCCCACTTCTATGTGTTTGAGTTCTTCAGAGACTATGGGCACTTAGCCCCCTTGGTCATTGGTGAGGTGTATTCGTCTGAAACAGGAGGATGGGTTCGTAAGGAGAATGAAGTGGACAATGATTTTAGCTTCCCCCATAGGTTGCCAGCTGTCTTTTTCAACGGTTGTATGCATTATCTCACCAACAAGGCTTCAATAGCCGTGGTGGACACCGGGGGGAATGCTCGCCGAAACATACCTGTCCCTGTCCCTGGTGAGCAGTGGTTTGGTTTCATTCAGCTGTCCCAAGGACGTTTGCATTATGCCAATTTTGAGGCAGACCATGAAGACGAGGTGGTTCGACTAGTGGTTTATGTTCTTGAGGACTATGACAGGAAACGATGGACATTGAAGCATACAGCGGAAGCTCCATATATACTTGGATGGCCAAGTGGTTTATATGAACCTGGATGGGTAAGTTATATTAATCTTGCAGAAAAGTTTGAGTGGGTTGCAATTCATCCAGACTGTAACATGATCTTTTACACTGTTGAGTGGGATAAAACGTTGATGTCCTACGATATGGATCGTCGGCAAGTCCAAGAGATCTGCACTCTTGGAGAAGACACTCGTGAGAGTTACCTTCCGTATGTGCTGTTGTTCTCAGAGTTACAAGCTTTGCACCCCTTTCCTTCTTAA
- the LOC119323194 gene encoding F-box protein At5g18160-like isoform X2 has product MQMNFLLGTVKGRRSKRRRCPAANLTDDLVVEILSRLPARSVCRFKCVSTTWRDLISHPVNRTKLPQTLAGFFTKHDGETVPWSVPCFTNVSGRGVPLPLVSPSLDFLPVHKRIFLLDSCNGLLLLDSGGGDASESAESRGSRPVWSLVLRQVRLGTMESRNSAAR; this is encoded by the exons ATGCAAATG AACTTCTTGCTCGGGACGGTTAAGGGGAGAAGGTCCAAGAGACGGAGGTGCCCAGCGGCCAACCTCACCGATGACCTCGTCGTTGAGATCCTCTCTCGCCTCCCTGCCAGATCGGTCTGCCGCTTCAAGTGCGTGTCCACAACATGGCGGGACCTCATCTCGCACCCGGTGAACCGTACGAAGCTTCCCCAGACCCTGGCTGGCTTCTTCACGAAGCACGATGGTGAAACTGTGCCGTGGTCAGTTCCCTGCTTCACCAACGTCTCTGGCAGAGGCGTCCCATTGCCATTGGTCTCCCCTTCGCTTGATTTCCTGCCTGTCCACAAACGCATTTTTCTCTTGGACAGCTGCAATGGCCTTCTTCTCTTGGACAGCGGCGGTGGTGATGCCAGCGAGAGCGCCGAGTCCCGAGGCTCGAGGCCCGTCTGGAGCTTGGTGCTCCGGCAAGTTCGGCTGGGAACGATGGAGAGTCGAAACTCCGCGGCGAGATGA